The sequence GCGGCGAGCTGCAGCTGACCGACGCGGTCGCGCTGCTGATCACCGAAGGGCACCCGGTGCACGTCGTCGTCCACCGCGGCGGACGCCACGACCTGGGGAATCCGGGTGGTTTCCTGCGCGCCGCGGTCGATTTCGCGCTTGAAACGCCCGAGTACGGTCCATCTTTACGGGCGTGGCTGACGGAACGGATCGGGACAGATCGCCCATGACGGAATCCCTCGACGCGGCACGGCCCGAAGTGGCCGAGGAGGAGGCCGAGTTCCGCTCGGTCGACGCGCAGATCTCCATGACGCTGGACGCCGCCGTCCGGCCCCGGCCGGTGCGGGTGGCGATCTCCGAGGCCCAGGGCCTGCTCTGCGCCGAGGAGGTCGTCGCCGAGCACGCGCTGCCCGGGTTCGACCAGGCCGCGATCGACGGGTACGCGGTGCGCAGCGTCGACGTGCGCACCGCCGGGCAGGAGCCGGTGCAGCTGCCGGTCGTCGGGGAGATCGCGGCGGGCTCGCGCCAGCCGCGGCGGCTCCAGCCCGGCCAGGCCGTGCGCGTCGACACCGGCGCACCGTTGCCGACGCTCGCCGACGCCGTCGTCCCGCTGGCCTACACCGACGGGCACCAGGCCAAGGTCACGGTGCACCGCTCGGTGCCCTCCGCCGGGTACGTCCGGCGGGCGGGCGAGGACGTCCAGATCGGCGACGTCGCGGTGCGCAACGGCGACACCATCGGCTCGGCGCAGGTCGGCCTGCTCGCCGCGGTCGGCCGCGCGAAGGTGCTGGTCTACCCGCGGCCGCGCGTCTCGATCGTGTCGGTCGGCGACGAGCTGGTCGACATCGACCGGACGCCGTCGGTCGGGCAGGTCTACGACGTCAACTCCTACGCGCTGGCCGCGGCCGCGCGGGACGCGGGCGCCGAGGTCAGCCGGGTCGGCATCGTGTCGAGCGAGCCGAAGCGGCTGCGGGAGATCGTCGAGGGACGGCTCCTGATGTCGGAGATCGTGGTCGTCGCGGGCGGTGCCGGGGGCGCCACCGGCGACGAGGTCCACGCCGCGCTGTCCGACCTCGGCCGGATCGATCTGACCCGCGTCGCGATGCACCCCGGCTCGGTCCAAGGGTTCGGCAGGCTCGGCCCCGATTCGGTGCCGACGTTCCTGCTGCCGGGCAACCCGATGAGCGCGCTGGTGGTGTTCGAGGTGCTCGTGCGGCCGCTGATCCGGGCGGCGCGCGGGACCCGCAACCCGCACCGGCGGATCGTCGGCGCGCGGCTGCTGTCGCCGATCACGTCGACCGAGGGGCGGCGCGGGTTCCTGCGCGGCCAGCTGCTGCGCGACGAGGCCAACGGCGAGTACCTGGTCCAGCCCCTCGGTCAGTCCGGGGCGCACCTGCTCGCGTCGCTGGCCGAAGCGAACTGCCTGATCAACGTGCCGGAGGAGCTGACGGAGGTCGCCGCCGGCGAGCAGGTCCAGGTCACCTTCCTGGCGCAACGGGCCTGATGAACTCC is a genomic window of Amycolatopsis lexingtonensis containing:
- the glp gene encoding gephyrin-like molybdotransferase Glp produces the protein MTESLDAARPEVAEEEAEFRSVDAQISMTLDAAVRPRPVRVAISEAQGLLCAEEVVAEHALPGFDQAAIDGYAVRSVDVRTAGQEPVQLPVVGEIAAGSRQPRRLQPGQAVRVDTGAPLPTLADAVVPLAYTDGHQAKVTVHRSVPSAGYVRRAGEDVQIGDVAVRNGDTIGSAQVGLLAAVGRAKVLVYPRPRVSIVSVGDELVDIDRTPSVGQVYDVNSYALAAAARDAGAEVSRVGIVSSEPKRLREIVEGRLLMSEIVVVAGGAGGATGDEVHAALSDLGRIDLTRVAMHPGSVQGFGRLGPDSVPTFLLPGNPMSALVVFEVLVRPLIRAARGTRNPHRRIVGARLLSPITSTEGRRGFLRGQLLRDEANGEYLVQPLGQSGAHLLASLAEANCLINVPEELTEVAAGEQVQVTFLAQRA